The Kluyveromyces lactis strain NRRL Y-1140 chromosome B complete sequence genome contains a region encoding:
- the NIP7 gene encoding ribosome biosynthesis protein NIP7 (highly similar to uniprot|Q08962 Saccharomyces cerevisiae YPL211W NIP7 Nucleolar protein required for 60S ribosome subunit biogenesis), which translates to MRQLTEEETKVIFEKLAGYIGRNIVYLVDNKDQPHVFRLQKDRVYYVPEHIANLATSVARPNLMSLGLCMGKFTKTGKFRLHITSLSVLAQYAKYKVWIKPNGEMPFLYGNHVLKAHVGKMSDDIPEHAGVIVFSMHDVPLGFGVSAKSTSESRDLQPTSIVAFRQADIGEYLRDEDTLFT; encoded by the coding sequence ATGAGACAATTGACAGAGGAAGAGACGAAAGTAATCTTCGAGAAGCTAGCAGGGTACATTGGAAGGAATATAGTGTACTTGGTGGATAATAAAGATCAACCTCATGTTTTCCGACTACAGAAGGATAGAGTGTACTATGTCCCAGAGCACATTGCCAATTTAGCTACTTCAGTTGCTAGACCGAACCTGATGTCATTGGGTCTCTGCATGGGGAAGTTTACCAAGACTGGGAAATTTAGATTGCATATCACATCTTTGTCAGTACTTGCGCAATACGCTAAGTACAAAGTGTGGATCAAACCTAATGGTGAGATGCCATTCCTATACGGTAACCACGTTTTGAAGGCACACGTTGGTAAGATGTCCGATGATATTCCAGAGCATGCAGGTGTAATCGTATTTTCGATGCATGATGTGCCATTAGGATTCGGTGTGAGTGCTAAGAGCACTTCTGAGTCCAGAGATCTTCAACCAACCAGTATTGTCGCATTCAGACAAGCAGATATTGGTGAGTACTTGAGAGATGAAGATACATTGTTTACTTAG
- the PUS1 gene encoding pseudouridine synthase PUS1 (similar to uniprot|Q12211 Saccharomyces cerevisiae YPL212C PUS1 Involved in tRNA biogenesis intranuclear protein which exhibits a nucleotide-specific intron-dependent tRNA pseudouridine synthase activity) gives MSEEQNLRPVYDDDQPGEDTYKRGAIYKQTRSRKADYEDGENSEKRQKPNDTDNGPTAVVTDLSNEKKETRSKDKDESVALAVDADGNPIPQEVRLPKRKVAVMIGYCGTGYHGMQYNPPNDTIEKELFEAFVRAGAISKANSTDLKKNGFQRAARTDKGVHAGGNVISLKLIIEDPEVKEKINNELPDQIRVWDISRVNKAFDCRKMCSSRWYEYLLPTYSLIGPKPSTYLYNEIEASKKEIPNVIQDDVESAQFWEAFSTEAESKFTKEELEEIAAFVMPKDSFDENNETYQKSKAFKKLEAEHKRAYRISKERLDRFRSALKQYEGTFNFHNFTLGKDFNDPSAKRFMKQITVSEPFVIGEAKTEWVSIKIHGQSFMLHQIRKMISMATLITRCFSPLERIRQAYGQEKINIPKAPALGLLLEAPVYDGYNTRLQEFGYDPIDFSKYQSEMDTFKMKHIYDKIYLEEVNENVFNAFFSYIDTFNPSYNISQEQQQLKGQELQQPSQAVELVTEDLEQKAPSDPTPSDEKGKKPQRPIFDFLTARGIQLQD, from the coding sequence ATGAGCGAAGAACAAAATTTGAGACCGGTTTATGATGATGATCAACCTGGTGAAGATACTTACAAGAGAGGCGCCATCTACAAGCAGACCAGATCACGGAAAGCTGACTATGAGGATGGTGAGAATTCTGAAAAGCGTCAGAAACCAAACGACACTGATAATGGGCCAACCGCTGTTGTCACAGACCTTTCCaacgaaaagaaagagacTCGATCCAAGGATAAGGACGAGTCAGTGGCTTTAGCTGTGGATGCTGATGGAAATCCAATTCCCCAAGAAGTTCGTCTACCCAAGAGGAAAGTAGCAGTCATGATTGGGTACTGCGGTACTGGATATCATGGAATGCAATACAATCCACCGAACGACaccattgaaaaggaactGTTTGAAGCCTTTGTTAGAGCTGGTGCGATATCCAAGGCAAATTCGacagatttgaagaaaaacgGGTTTCAACGTGCGGCAAGAACCGATAAAGGTGTTCATGCAGGTGGGAATGTGATTTCATTAAAGTTAATCATCGAAGATCCCGaagtcaaagaaaaaatcaaCAACGAATTGCCGGATCAGATTAGAGTTTGGGACATTTCCCGTGTCAACAAGGCATTCGACTGTCGGAAAATGTGTAGCTCTAGATGGTACGAGTATCTGTTACCAACTTATTCACTGATTGGCCCAAAACCGTCTACTTATTTATACAACGAGATTGAAGCTAGCAAGAAGGAAATACCGAATGTTATCCAAGATGATGTAGAAAGTGCACAATTCTGGGAAGCATTCTCTACTGAGGCTGAATCTAAGTTTACCAAGGAGGAATTGGAAGAGATTGCAGCTTTTGTCATGCCGAAAGattcttttgatgaaaacaatgaaacTTATCAAAAGAGCAAAGCATTCAAGAAACTCGAAGCAGAACACAAGAGAGCCTAcagaatttcaaaagaacgTTTAGATAGATTCAGAAGTGCATTAAAACAATACGAGGGTACTTTTAACTTCCATAATTTCACCTTGGGGAAAGATTTCAACGATCCGAGCGCCAAGAGATTCATGAAGCAAATCACAGTCTCAGAACCGTTTGTTATTGGTGAAGCTAAGACGGAATGGGTATCGATCAAAATCCACGGTCAATCGTTTATGTTACATCAAATTCGTAAGATGATATCTATGGCAACTTTGATCACAAGATGTTTCAGTccattggaaagaattaGGCAGGCATACGGtcaagaaaaaatcaaTATTCCAAAAGCCCCTGCTTTAGGTTTATTATTGGAAGCCCCGGTTTATGATGGTTACAACACTAGATTACAAGAATTCGGATATGATCCGATTGACTTCAGTAAATATCAAAGCGAAATGGATACGTTCAAGATGAAACATATCTACGATAAAATTTACCTTGAAGAAGTCAATGAAAACGTCTTCAACGCCTTTTTTTCGTACATCGACACCTTCAACCCTTCATATAATATTAGCCAAGAACAACAGCAGCTGAAGGGGCAAGAACTACAGCAACCCTCTCAAGCAGTGGAACTTGTTACCgaagatttggaacaaaagGCTCCATCAGATCCTACTCCATCCGACGAAAAGGGCAAAAAACCACAAAGGCCAATCTTTGATTTCCTCACAGCAAGAGGTATCCAACTACAGGATTAA
- the SRP72 gene encoding signal recognition particle subunit SRP72 (weakly similar to uniprot|P38688 Saccharomyces cerevisiae YPL210C SRP72 Component of the signal recognition particle (SRP) ribonucleoprotein (RNP) complex that functions in protein targeting to the endoplasmic reticulum (ER) membrane) — translation MSNAKDLVSLLTKLNVKDEKVHIDAIQTKYDTLSKTLGEEETSRAILNELLDSEQYSAIIKAHRKIPVLFSPSATAKPNSFSAYEQYACYKVGKEKKFASDSDVSLIGDELMSLETLTDSQRQLLHIYAQNLLKKKKPKKAYEVYQKLLAIPHELDNTAELACNKEAALSEIPELVGNVTLDKEFDTYDISFNKACQLCSIRNHEAALEYAERAFNLAQEDDAAVEDLRAIKLQISYIHQVLGHKEEAKSLLKEIVENSADQNDLNTVLAKANLKSYVSISKFKDNLPLLLRELDTPTLTGKHSQFSFQQAQIISSNIELLKVFSNNKAGKNKTSVHSIANKFYTENVGNVLYEPYENQADALCKKLDRSAKAEIKNEQKLLIQTLVCVQVLVKAGNLDKALVVAEKVWNHFPMEELSKYKRILSYVLLNLYDATNRSSSTSKHLSKLLRLYSEQVLEEDVSFWEFIAFKFLEQGQTQKAERIFRALAAKDNNSASAKYIAKADASDLGDYVDANDINGVIVDVNVDSLLNAGISVFENGKSKSSVIKSTPKKKRRVHKNKKLPKNFDESKKLDPERWLPLKERSTYRVSKKNISGKNTQGFKASKASEAKLDITKKAVKKPAGKKTSNAKSKNSRKH, via the coding sequence ATGTCGAACGCTAAGGATTTGGTTTCTTTGCTTACGAAGCTTAATGTAAAGGATGAAAAAGTGCACATTGATGCCATACAGACAAAGTACGATACTCTCTCGAAGACTCTCGGTGAAGAGGAGACAAGTAGAGCTATTCTCAACGAACTTCTAGATTCTGAGCAATACTCTGCGATTATAAAAGCTCACCGTAAGATACCTGTTCTTTTTTCCCCTAGTGCGACCGCAAAGCCCAATAGTTTTTCAGCTTACGAACAATATGCTTGTTATAAGGTGGGtaaggaaaagaaatttgcATCTGATTCGGACGTATCCCTTATTGGAGATGAATTGATGAGTCTTGAAACTCTAACAGATTCCCAAAGACAGCTTTTGCACATATACGCTCAAAACttgttaaaaaaaaagaaacctAAGAAGGCGTATGAAGTATACCAGAAATTGCTAGCCATTCCACATGAGCTCGATAATACTGCAGAATTGGCATGCAATAAAGAAGCTGCTCTTTCAGAAATTCCTGAATTGGTTGGAAATGTTACTCTTGATAAGGAATTCGATACATACGATATCTCGTTTAACAAAGCATGTCAATTGTGTTCAATCAGGAACCATGAAGCTGCACTAGAGTATGCAGAAAGAGCATTCAACTTAGCacaagaagatgatgcaGCGGTCGAAGATTTAAGAGCAATTAAATTACAAATTTCATATATACACCAGGTGCTTGGTCACAAAGAAGAGGCTAAATCACTCCTCAAAGAAATAGTCGAAAATTCCGCCGATCAAAATGACTTGAATACTGTACTTGCCAAGGCCAATTTGAAATCCTACGTGAGTATCTCAAAGTTTAAGGATAATTTGCCTTTATTATTACGTGAACTTGACACACCAACCCTAACAGGAAAACACTCGCAATTTTCATTCCAACAAGCACAAATTATCTCTAGCAACattgaacttttgaaagtgTTCAGTAACAACAAAGCTGgtaaaaataaaacaagTGTCCATTCAATTGCCAACAAGTTCTACACTGAAAATGTGGGTAACGTTTTATATGAACCCTATGAAAACCAAGCTGATGCTCTATGCAAGAAACTAGATAGGTCTGCCAAGGCAGAAATAAAAAACGAACAGAAACTTTTGATTCAAACATTGGTGTGTGTGCAAGTACTAGTTAAAGCAGGAAATCTGGATAAAGCTTTGGTTGTAGCTGAAAAAGTTTGGAATCATTTCCCTATGGAAGAATTATCTAAATATAAACGTATTCTTTCCTATGTTTTGCTAAACTTATACGATGCTACTAACAggtcttcttcaacttcaaagcATTTATCGAAGCTATTAAGATTATATTCAGAGCAGgttcttgaagaagatgtttcTTTCTGGGAGTTCATCGCTTTCAAATTTTTAGAACAAGGCCAAACTCAAAAGGCTGAGCGAATTTTCAGAGCACTCGCTGCCAAAGATAACAATTCTGCTTCTGCAAAATACATCGCGAAAGCAGACGCCAGCGACCTTGGTGACTATGTCGATGCTAATGATATCAACGGAGTTATCGTCGATGTTAATGTTGACTCCCTCCTTAATGCAGGAATTTCAGTATTCGAGAATGGTAAGAGTAAATCGTCGGTGATCAAATCAActccaaagaagaaaagaagagtgcacaaaaacaagaaactACCAAAGAACTTTGACGAGTCTAAGAAGTTGGATCCTGAAAGATGGTTACCGTTAAAGGAGAGATCAACTTATAGGGTTAGCAAAAAGAACATTTCTGGGAAGAACACTCAAGGTTTTAAAGCATCTAAGGCTTCAGAAGCCAAATTAGATATCACTAAGAAAGCCGTGAAGAAGCCAGCAGGTAAAAAAACGTCAAATGCTAAATCTAAAAACTCGCGTAAGCATTAG
- the RSM23 gene encoding mitochondrial 37S ribosomal protein mS29 (similar to uniprot|Q01163 Saccharomyces cerevisiae YGL129C RSM23 Mitochondrial ribosomal protein of the small subunit), with product MLRIHTRQFSCSAAVEAAAKKKAQGFAKAQSGTKAAAKRITPGSMYKRWQPAVATANLHKNATFVDLPMFNPNNISAADVHSFSEQQLQFLYRLGSFKQNQFNELFTRPISLVRDSTTRKLYEALRKSENKKLVLTGEPGVGKSTLLAQLHAHALENKGLVLTVSNSELLTNGRNDFFLDEDRYIQPMYIKNLLTKFVKSNKKELLQSIKLSKDYKLVHSGGKDLSVKRNVNLSAGKSTLYDLLSVKAPSRHRGAVFDAFIKELTNQTDHPVYFTVDNFSHLLTTPFTAYKDTSNKNIHILKFQVGQSIFDLVSGDLQFAAKDSCVVLATSGLDRTNRTLSIGLQKLPHDPYLTRYHYEQILAEKLLKGKVQEFEVTKLNKDEVAKLMEFYQKAGIVLDKDLQNKTFEQLTEEKYFLSGNGNPRELLKSITLYPF from the coding sequence ATGTTGAGAATACATACCAGACAGTTCTCCTGCAGTGCTGCAGTAGAGGCTGCAGCTAAGAAGAAAGCCCAAGGGTTCGCTAAGGCTCAATCAGGAACTAAGGCAGCAGCCAAAAGAATTACTCCTGGTTCCATGTATAAGAGATGGCAACCAGCTGTTGCAACGGCTAATTTACATAAAAATGCAACTTTTGTCGATCTGCCCATGTTTAATCCTAATAACATCAGTGCCGCAGATGTCCATTCTTTCTCAGAGCAGCAATTACAATTCTTGTATCGTCTGGGTTCATTCAAGcaaaatcaattcaatgAATTGTTCACACGTCCAATATCACTAGTTAGAGATTCCACCACTAGAAAATTGTACGAAGCCTTACGGAAgtcagaaaacaaaaagctTGTTCTAACAGGTGAACCAGGTGTGGGTAAGTCTACTCTACTGGCCCAGCTACATGCTCACGCACTAGAAAACAAGGGACTTGTGTTAACTGTTTCCAACTCCGAACTTCTTACAAATGGTAGAAatgacttcttcttggatgAAGACAGATACATTCAACCAATGTACATCAAGAACTTATTAACCAAATTTGTCAAATCcaacaaaaaagaattattgCAATCCATTAAACTCTCCAAAGACTATAAATTAGTTCACTCTGGGGGTAAAGACCTATCTGTGAAGAGAAATGTGAATTTATCTGCAGGTAAATCCACGTTATACGATTTACTAAGTGTCAAGGCACCATCTCGTCACCGTGGAGCCGTTTTCGATGCATTCATTAAAGAATTAACTAACCAAACTGATCATCCGGTCTATTTCACTGTTGATAACTTCTCCCATCTTTTGACTACACCATTCACAGCATATAAAGACACAAGCAACAAAAATATTCATATTTTAAAATTCCAGGTTGGTCAATCTATTTTTGATTTAGTCTCTGGCGATTTGCAATTCGCTGCTAAGGACAGCTGTGTTGTTTTGGCTACTTCGGGTTTGGATAGAACCAATAGAACGTTATCAATTGGTTTGCAAAAGCTTCCTCACGATCCATATTTGACCAGATACCACTATGAACAAATTTTGGCCGAAAAGTTACTAAAGGGTAAAGTACAGGAGTTCGAAGTTACCAAACTTaataaagatgaagttGCCAAATTGATGGAGTTCTACCAAAAGGCGGGTATCGTACTTGACAAAGATTTACAGAACAAAACCTTCGAACAGCTTACCGAAGAAAAGTACTTCTTAAGTGGTAATGGTAATCCAAGGGAATTGCTCAAGAGTATTACACTATATCCATTCTAA